A stretch of DNA from Spirosoma endbachense:
GATAATCGATAAACTCAGAGCGGTACCAGCTGTGAAAACCGCCGAAGGGATCGGCCAGGTTCTCGTGACTGGATTTTATAAACTCGGCGGCATCGATTTAGGACCTTATCCATATCTGTTTGCTATTAACACCGTTGAGGGATTGCGGACAAGAATTGGGTTCAAAACAAACGATGACTTTAGCCGTAACTGGATTTTTCGGGCTTACCTCGCCTATGGTACCTACGATCGCCAGTTTAAGTACGGTGGGGAAGTCAATTATCTCTTTTCGCGTCAACACTGGACATTGGCGGGCGTTAAGGTTGCCAACGACCTGGAGCGTTTAGGGCTAACACCCGAACTAATCGGTGGAAATCGAATCTTCTATGCACTGAGCCGATTTGGCCGCTATCGGGGTGCTTACCGGAGTATGCAGAAAGAGTTGTTCTTTCGCACCGAACCTGTTCGGGGTATCTTACTGACTGCTACATTGGGTAGTCGGACGTTTGATCCTATTTTCCCGTTTCATTACCGCATTGATCCCGATATGGGTGACCTGTCGCCCCTAAAATCTACTATTTTCGATGCGTTCTGGTCGATTGAAGCCCGGTTGGCCCGAAAAGAAAAGTACATTATGGATGGGAATGACCGTATTACACTGGGAACAAAACGGGCTCCTGTTCTAACGATTCGATATACGAAAGGCCTTAAATCCTTAGGGGGCGATTTTAATTATGATCGACTCACCCTGCGGGCGCAGCAATCACTGCGGCTTGGGCCACTTGGCCGGATGACGTATTTACTGTCGGCTGGTTTTACGCCCTCAACGCTGCCTGCACCGCTCCTGTTTCCTCATATTGGCAACCCTACACCGCTGCTAACGAACAATACCTTCAACCGGATGCAGTTTTATGAATTCGTGAGCGATCGATTTGTTGCCATTCATATCCAGCATAAGTTTGAAGGATTACTGTTTAACCGGTTGCCGGGAATTCGGAAGCTCAACTGGCGATTGGTAGCCAATATCGATGCGCTATGGGGAAGTCAATCGAAGGAAAATCAGGATGTTGAGTCATTTAAGCCGCTGCCGGGCGGTATGAAGCCCATTCATTTTGGCACGCTCGATGGCGCTAAACCATATCTGGAAGTTGGCTACGGAATCGATAATATTTTTAAACTGATCCGTATTCAGGCCATTCACCGACTAACTTACCTCAATGGAGGCCCGAATGGAATACCCATCAGCCCATTTGCTTTAAAGGCTTCCGCTTCGTTTAATTTTTAATGGAATAAGCTGTGTTCGCGCCGACATTCGCGAAACACAGCTTATTTTCTTAGGTGTCAATTGACCCGGCCTATTCGTAAAAACACGGGGAACGTAACATCCCGTTCGGCTTCACCCCAGATCGGCTTCAACTGCTCGCCAAAATCGGTTACAGGATCTTCTTCATTTTCGTGAATATACTGCCGTACGGCCGACCATGTTCGCAGGTAGTTCAGGAAACGATCCAGCGACCACTTTCGATCGATTATAAATTCTTTGTGTTGCGCATTTGCAAAGGGGAAGGGAAGGGTTGCATACGAATTATCGATATGAACCCGCTGCGGGTCCCAGTAGGGGCCAATACGATTCCGGTAGAAATCAAGTAAGATTGGGTCAAGGTCAGGGCCGAGTTTAACCAGACCGTATCCCCATTCGGCGAGTGTCGCGCCGGGTTTAGAAACGCGCCGAACCTCCTGATGAAACGTATCGACCGAAAACCAGTGCAATGCCTGGGCTACGGTGATGAGGTCGAAGGACTGATCGGCAAAGGGCGTTTGTTCGGCCTGGCTAAGCTGGTAATGGATATTCGGCTTCTTCACGGCCAGCACTAATTGCGTTTCGCTGATGTCTGTTGCTTCTACCTGCTCAAAAAAATCAGCCAATACACCCGCTACCTGCCCGTTCCCGGTTGCACAATCCCAGGCCAGATGCCGATCGCCAACAGATGAGAGCACAAAATCATAGAGATCCTGAGGATAATCGATTCGAAACTGGGCATATAGATTGGCATGTCCCGAAAAGCGGTCAATGGGCATCATACTAATTTTGTTTTAACAAATTTTAAACGTTTTTCGAGAACAATTGTCCAAGGATTGGTTTAGTAGGAAAAACCGAAGCAAAATTGGGTTATAACCAGGAACCGTCTATTTTTGCGGGGTTGGTCTATAGCCGGTTATCAATTTGTTCCGTTCATTTATCGCTTACCCGATTCTCATGAAAAAATCGTTTGGATTTCTCTTTGCTGCGGCTGCCCTGGCCCTGGCTTCATTCGATGTCAATGCTCAGGCTCCGACCGCTGACATTCCAGCGGATATGAATGCCCTGATGAGCAAATATACGTGTATTGCCTGCCATCGCCCTAATCAAAAACTGGTTGGCCCTGCCTACGTAGATGTAGCTAAGAAGAAGTATTCTAACGAGGAAATCGTTAAACTGATCTACACGCCTGTACCGAGCCACTGGCCGGGTTACCCACCCATGGCTCCGATGACGCAGGTTCCTAAAGAAGATGCGCTGAAGCTGGCTACATGGATCAATTCACTCGACAAGACCCCCGCTAAAAAAGGCGGCAAAGGGAAAAGTAAGAAAGCCTAACACAAAAAAAGCACCGGTCTGAAACCCGGTGCTTTTTTTGCCTGATACGTGATCGTCCTATCCAAAAAATAGATAAGGTGACCTTATTGACACTGAGCGTAGGTGATCGTAAAAAAATTCTTCGGATTGCCAGTGTGGACAAACTGCGTCGTACGACCCTGCGCATCGAAAGTGTAGGTGTATTGTTGGGTGAACGTAAACGATTTTCCGGCGGCTGTCCAGTTGCGCACCCACTTATTGAGCAAATGCTTACTGGTAAGTGGAACGGCCGTGAAAACCGGAGACAACCAGGCAAATTGAGGCTGTTGGCTCCAGGGCAATCCATTTAATTTATCCGCCAGGTAATCCAGTACATAGTTGTCGCTTTCTGTATGCCCGTCGGAGTCGGTTATCACACCCTTTATTGAGACGGGGTCGCCATTGGCATCATACGAGTAACTGTAAAGAAGGACATCATTATCATCGGTGGTAATTCTTGCACCTGTTAATTGCCCGGCAGGATTAAATTCAAACAGTGCGCCATCCAGAATCACAAAGTCTAATAACCCATTTTTATAGTCCGTACTAATATCACCCGACGGATCGATAAGCTTTCCGTCGCTACCATACGTATATGTCCTTGTCTCTGTTTGTCCGTCATCGGTAACGGTGATTCCCACAATTCGGAGCTGATCATCGAAGGTGAATTTATAGTTTAGGTCAAGAAGAGTTGCTTTTATAGTTACTTCCTTGCAGAGCGTATTCGTAGATCCCTGGGCACCAGGATCATCGCTTTTTTTGCAACCGTCTAACCAAATGAACCCAATCAGGATAAAGCCAAGCGGCCATCTGACCGCACTATACATACGTTTCATAGCCTGTTCCGTTACGCCTGAAGAGCAAGGAATTGTTTCCTGATGTAAGCGTAACTATAGACAAAGCTACCTCATAATATGAACTACAAGTTGCCGATAACTAAATGATAAACAGGTGGTTGTGTTAAAATTTGATTAAAGCCTATGGATGCAGATGAGGCATTTTAAGCGTGAATAGAGCCTGAGACTTATTCATAAAACGCGTTTGTGGGCCTCTCGATTTTTAGTTGATCCAGGCTGATTGTTAGTGACTGTCCGTAAAGCTGTAGACCTGCTAATGTTCCTCTTCTGGATCGTATTAGACTGAGTACGATTTGGGTGCCACCGGCTAAAGGCATTGACTGCACTCTGATTCCCTTCGAGCCGGGTCAGTCGGGAAGCGAGTTGGCGAATTTCCTGCTGCAACGTTTTATTTTCCTTTTCGGCCTGTTCCATGCGCTGCAACAAGGCTTGTGTGGCACTTATGTTTAGCATCGAGAGGGCATCATAATCGACCACCCGAAAATCGTCGACTTCACGGCCATATACAAAGAGTTTATCCGTCGATTCGATCCCACTACCCGAAATACAGAAGGTTTTTTCATCAATAATTTGCCTGACTTCTTCCATGAATTCACCGCTCTGAGCATGAACCAGTTTTACTTTATCCCCTACTTTTAATCCATGCGTTTTTTCAAGTTTTAGCACGAAACCTGAAGGCAAAGCATCGACTCTGGCTACCGCGTAAATATCGGGTATAAAATCAGTTCGTTTCTGAACAGCTTGCGGATAAACACGCTCTACTTGCTGAGCAATTACTTTCTTCTGCGGGCCGTTTCCCTGTTTTACAACATCTTTGAAGGTATAGTTGGTCACGTCAATCTGACGGAGCGTTTCTAAGTCCCGTTGTTTATTTGACGAACCGACAATGTTTTTAATACGTGCATCTGAAGTAGTAACTGTTTGCGTTGAAACAAGGGTGTTGTTGGTAACGACATCATTTTCAACAAACAGTCCCATACGATAACCACTTCCTGAGGCAAGCACAGTTGAGGCTGTGTTGTAGTTGAAAAACCGGGCGGATGTTGTAAAATTATACAGAGCTGATCCTGCCACATGCAGCGGGGCTTTCGGTGAACTGGTTCCAATACCCAGAGTCGCAGATGTAGTAAAAATTCCATTGGCTCCAACCCAGGGTGATGCATCGCCTTTAGGCCCCTGTGGCCCGGCAACGCCTGCATCCCCTTTGGTGCCTTGGGGTCCGGCAGGTCCAGTAGGGCCCGGATCACCCTTTACGCCCTGAGGGCCAGCATCTCCTTTGGCACCTTGAGGACCAACATCTCCTTTAGGCCCTGCCGGACCTATTGCACCTGCGTCGCCTTTAACCCCCTGTGTACCCGCATCACCTTTGGGACCGGCGGGGCCAGGAGTGCCACTATTTACGGCGTACAGGGCAAAGGGAACACTTTGCAACTGACTAACGCCCATATTCTGGTAATTCGTGGAGCCATCAAAGGCCACATCAACGCCCAGAAACTTGAGACCGCTGTTCCAGGTAATGTCCTTAAAAGCTCCTTTTTCTGCGTTTCCTGCGCCTATTGTGAGCGTAAACAGACCAAAGGCGTTGGTTGAAGCTTCCTGCGACTCAGTGTACTGAACAGTGCCGGTGGGCGTACCATCAATGATCGACAGCCGGACTTTGATGGCTTTGCTTACCAGTACATCACCAGTGGCATTTCGAGCGACAGCCTGATAGCTGAAGCCCTGAGGTGGCTGTGCCTGGGCAACTACTGTTAGAAGCAGCCAGAACGAACAAAAAGTAATGGTTTTCATAGCAGAATAGTGTGGTTAGCGTTGTAATACAATTCGGGTAGACTGGTTAATCTGGGACGTCTGGACATGCAGCAGATATACGCCATCAGCGAAATCATGCAGGTCGATCAATAGCGGTTTGCCATCACTGCGGCCCTGCCATCGGGGGCGGCCCAGCACATCCGTTAGGGTTAGTATTGCAGCCTCGCCCTCAATCTGGAGATAGGCGCGGGTCGGATTAGGGAAGATGCGTAATGCTAAAACAGGCAAGGGGGCAATAGCCGTTATCACATTGACGACGTTGGCCTTAAACGACTGCTGGAAACCCTGTGACAGCGAACCATTCGCTCCGGAGAGCATGGTGGCTATGGGCTGCCCTACGGTGAATGCAAGACTATTGGTACTTACAGACGCAAATCCACCCGCTGAAGCAATCAGTTGAGGGCTAAGACTTTGTGCCTGAATGGCGTTAGCAAAGCCTAAAAGGAACAGGAATTTGAGACCAAAGCGATACATAGGCGTAAGCGTTAAGAACACGTATAGTCTGCTAGCTTACTTCTCGCCAAATGAATCGTTTTGAGTTGTCCGAGAAGTTATGTGCTTTTAATAGGCAACAGCATGTACAGGTAATTCTTTGATTTTTTTCAGCAGTTTAATTATTCGACGCCAATCGTTGACAAACCTTCTGCCGCACGCTGACCGAGTAATTTTAATCCGAATTTTCAAAATGTATATCCAGAACCTACTATCGTCGGCTTGGCACGATTCCAAAAACAATCGGAACGCTATCAGGGGTGTCGCTCGGCTCTGAGTGACTCCTCTGTCTATACAAAACTATTGCATAACTATAAATACGAATTACCGATAACTAAATGATAGTCAGTATATTGAATTAAAATTTGATTAATGGCCGAAACGTATTGATTGGGCTACTTCAGGCATACGAATAACCCCGCCATGTCGACATAGCGGGGTGAGAATTACTGATTAGTCAGTTGTATCAGACAGAAGTTGAGGGAATGCGTAAGGTAGCTTGACGGTTAGCCCTAATTACTCGTTAGCAGCCACAATCAGGCTTCGTTGCCGAACGGCTTCATACAGGACCACGCCAGTTGCCACCGATACATTCAGCGAACCAACTGCACCCAGGAGGGGAATTTTGACATGATTATCGGCCATGCGCAACAGTTCGGGCGAGATGCCGTCTTCTTCTGATCCCATAATGATCGCTAACGGGCCCGTTAAATCGGTACTGCGTTCATAAAGATCGCGACTCGATTTTTCCGTACAAGCGACTACCGTAATGCCCGATTCCTGCAAATATTTTACGGTCTCCGATAGCTCTGGCTCGCGACAGACAGAAATGTGGTTAAGCGCACCCGATGACGTTTTCATGGCATCGGAGTTGATTGCTGCTGCTCCGCGACCAGGAATCACAATGCATTGAATACCCGTACACTCGGCCGTTCGTGCGATAGCACCAAAGTTCCGAACGTCGGTAATCCGGTCGAGAAGTAGAAAAAAGGGCGTTTCGCCCCGCTCATAGACATCGGCAATGACATTAGACAATTTAACGTACTGAACCTGAGAGATAAGGCAAACGACACCCTGGTGGTTTTTTCGGGTCAGCCGGTCAAGCCGTTCGACGGGAACACGCTGGATGGTAACTCGTTTTTGAAAGGCCAGATTCTGGATGTCAGGATTACTTAATCCCTTTTCCATGTATAGTTTATCAATCTGCTGATCGGACTTGAGTGTCTCGATCACAGACTGAATGCCGAACACCATTTCGTCAGGCTCCGGGCGGAATTGAGGTCTTGAATTGTTATTTCGGGTATGATTCGGGCGATTTACTCGCGGATTGCGCCGGTTCTCCATGCTTCGACAATCGGGTACCAAATCGGCTGATACTCAATGTAGCGCACCAGTTCGTAATGATCCTCGACAAATTGATTCGGTTTCTTCGTAAAGGTAAAATTAACTTCCGAGACGTTAGCCCGGCGATTGTAAACCCATACTTCGCGCTCGCGGTTCCGTTGCACACGATCGGGCGCACCCAGTACGATGTAAATCATACCTTTATCGGTCTTCCAGCCTTCTTTATAACTCGTAAATAGTCGGTTCGCTTCTTCAACGCGATCGAAATACGCTTTAAGTGTTTTCCGGGCTACCTCCTCATTGCCCGACATCAGACTTAGCCAGTAGCGATCAAACGCTTTTTTTGTATCCTGAGCCTGGTTGAGTTCCCCAATCTCGGTGCTGGTACTCATATACAGCACCGGCTTAATGAGCTTTTCGGGGCGAGTCATTTTCGGAAAGCGTTTATCGGCTACAACAAGACCAATGCCCGACTCGGCCGTTGTATCTTCCACAAAATAATAAAGACCTTCGCGGGGAATGATAAACGGTTGGTTTGTGGTGATGGTCAGGCTTGAATCGACAGTTAATGATTTAGGAGTTGGTTTCGCTGAAGTATTCATCGGCGACGAAGCTGCGTCGAAGTCATGGCGGTAGCGGAAACCGAACAGTGGTTTGCTGGTACCGTTTACATCACGAATAATAATAGTATCGCCAACGTTGGCGTAATTCCGTAATTGCGGTTTCTTGCCGGTTTTATCAAATAGCGAGAACCGGTCGCTTAGCTTAGCTGCTTTAAAGCGTAATGATAGGTCATTACGCGCTTTTGTGCCGGTATTGGTTTCCGTAATTTCCGTTAACAAAACAGCGTTAGCTGCCTCTTTTGGCCGTTTTACCTCAAATGTGAGCGTCAGATAATCGCCTTCGACACTAACGTTTTGTGTCGTCAGCTGAATATTCCCATACCCTAACCGTTCGCGGTTGTTGTAGTCGGGATACATGACATAAGCGATCTGAAAATGCTCAATAAAATCAGTCGGATTTAAAACAGGCTCACCTTTGGGCGTCTTTGCGGTCAGGTTCATGAAGACCTGAACGGCCGTTGTATCGGTAGCCAGAAATTTCCCTTTAATGGATGTAACGACCCACTCACCAACCTGTTTGGGCCCCGAGTTTGGAGTTGTACCAGGTGTAGTGGCCGGACCATCGTTTATTTTAACCGGTGCAGCGGTGGCTGGTGCTGCCGGACGGGAATCCCCCTGAGTCGAATTGCGACGGGCTTCAGTACGAGCCTCATATGCAGCAGTTGCCCGGTCTTGCTGCGTTTTTTTACTGGTTGAGCAGGCCGACAGAAATGTAATAAGCAGTAAAGCAGACAGAATACGCATAAACAATAATAATCTTGCGTGTTTCGGATAGAAAATTCTTGAGATAAGGGCTTTTTACTGCCCGCTATAGAATGGCTCGAAATCGTTCGATTGGCATCTTATATAGCGTAAAGCAAAAAGCCTGTCGTTAATAACGAAAAAATAGCAGCGTTTGGGTTACGGAGACCGTTCATTTTTCTTTACTTCACTACAAAAGACTAATTTTGTCGATTGAATTGCAAACAAAGACGTTGGATAGAAGACATTAGATACTGGATTTACTAGTTATCGAACAGCCTGATGCCCCCAATTCCAGTCCAGTGTCCTGAAACGATATGTACAAAACCACCGAAATTACCTCCGCCGAAATCGCATCCGACAATCCGGTTCACCAGCGATTGTTGTTCCCGTACGTTGAAGCGGCTACCCTAGTGAGCGGTAAAGTGCTCGAAATCGGTTGTGGCTGGGGCCGGGGTCTTGAATTGCTTACCAATGCCGCTGATCACTACACGGGTATCGATAAAAATACGGAGCTGATCGCTGCGCTTAGTGCAGAATATCCATCCTCAACATTTATCGCTGCCAATATTCCGCCCCTCACGGGCGCTAATGGCCTACCGCTTCCTGACAATACGTTCGATTACATTGTAACGTTTCAGGTAATTGAACATATCGAAAATGACGATTTGTTTATCCGGGAGGCCCATCGCGTTCTGAAACCCGGCGGTAAGCTGCTGCTGACAACCGTCAATAAAACGTTCTCGCTGACCCGCAATCCCTGGCATATTCGGGAATATTACGCGGATGGATTAAGAAATCTCATTGGTCGATACTTTCCAAAAGTCGATGCCAAGGGCGTTCACGGAAACGGCAAAGTAATGACCTATTATGAGCAGAATAAAGCATCCGTAAAAAAACTGACTCGTTTCGATATTTTTAATTTACAATACAAATTACCGCGTCGGCTTTTGCAGGTTCCTTACGACCTGATGAATCGGCTAAACCGTAACCGGCTCCTCAAAGCCGACGGTATTGCGGCCGAAATCAACTATACTGATTATCTCGTCAGTACAGACCCTGCCGGAAGTCTCGACTTCTTTTATATCGCAACGAAGTAAAAAACGAGCCGTTTTTCGGTTTTACAGCTCTAGCTAAACAGCCTGAAGTATTGACTCACGAAGTCCTTTTATAGGATATGAGTCAATACATCAGGCTGTTGTTTGACAAGAACTCAATCTGGGCAGGCTATTCATGGCGGCTACTTTCACTCATCTATTTTTTCGGTCGTTTACAGCCAATTTAAACCTATAAGGTTTCAAAAACCGCATCGGCGGCCCGGCTTATAGGTTTGTATCAACCCCATTCATGACTATTCCGTATAAAATAGATATTAGAAGAGCACTAGGCATTTTTTTTCTGAGACTTGTTGGCCAATGGCCAGGTGCGTACAGGTAGGGCTTTAACTCAGGAAATCTTGGCCTGATGAGGGTATTCAGCGTTGGAAAACCGCTTTATTTAGCGTGAGCGAAGCCGATAAGCCTCACGACAGGGCTCTGAGTACATACCTTTACTTAGAATAAAGTGCCGTTGCAGGCCAGAGCGGGAAGCGTTTAATGGGGTACTATCTAGCAAGGTAATTTTATGACCTTTGACATTTGGGGTTATGTTTTTGCCGGAATGGTTGCATCCATTTTACTGCTGAACATTATCCAATGGATTACGTACAGAACGCGCATTTATGGGTTATACACCCTGTATATGCTGGCGTGGTTTTTACGAGTGCAGACGTTTGGCGATTGGCTTCCAATACAGGCATCATATTTTGTACGAGCTACGTCATCGATGATTGCCTTTTACATTTATTTTGACTTTGGAGATGCCTTTCTCAACATTCGGCAACGGTTACCTTCACTGTACAGGTTGTTTGAATATATTAAAAAATGCCTTCTGGTTTATATTGGTTTTCAGGCTGTTATATGCTTCGTGCTAGCTGATTGGCACCCCGCTATTTATGAGGCTGCTTTTTCGATCATACGGGCTCTTCTGGCGATGGCTGGCTTTTACGCCATCTATGAACTGCTGAAATTGAAGGATATCGTTTCTCGTTATTTTGTAGCCGGAACGCTGTTCATCCAGATCGGTTCGCTCATTAGCCAGGCATTCTCATTGATCAAACCCGTTGATGATCTTACGGGACCGTTCTGGACCATTTCGCTGGCCTATTTGCAGCTTGGTGTTGTATTGGAATTGATCTGTTTTTCGCTGGGACTGAGCTATGGACAACGCCAGATAGCTATTCGGCATGCCGTTATGGAGCAGGAACTGGCTCGTGAGCGTGAACAACGTCGTCGCGAACACCTCGAAGCCGAGTTGTCGGTCCAGCGCCTGGAGCAGGAAAACACGGAAGTCCATATCCGGGCCTTGCAGGTACAGGTAAATCCACATTTTCTGTTCAACAGCCTGAATGTCCTTGATTCGCTTATCGACGATGACCCGGAGCAGGCTCGTGTCTTTCTGGAAGAATTGAGCACGGTTTATCGCTACCTCCTTCGTTCCAATAAGGAGCAACTGACCGATCTGGCCAGTGAACTGGCGTTTATTCAGTCATATTTTAACTTACTCAAAACCCGACACGGTAGCGGATTGCAACTCTCGGTACAGGTTGATGAAGTGTATCAGACTTACCAGCTCCCTCCATTGACACTCCAATTACTGGTCGAAAATGCCGTAAAACACAATATCGTACTGCCCGATCAGCCACTCGTTATCGTAATTGCTACTGACAAACAGGCTCAACTTTCGGTGCGCAATAACATTCAGCGTAAAACAATACGCGTAGCCTCCAATGGTGTAGGGCTGAGCAATATTCTTGCTAAATACCAGATGCTTGGCCAACCGGTGCCGATTATTCAGGAAGCAGATGGGCAGTTTGTGGTCACCCTGTCGTTGATCAGTTCGTTGGAGTTACGGTCACAATAATTGATTTTGACGTTGGTGTATGGCTCTTTTCGGCTACTGAATCGATCGGGATCAATACGTTAGTTTCGGGAAAGTAAGCCGCTGTGCAGCCACGTGGAATGTTGTAGGGAACAACGATAAAACGATGAGCTGTCCGCTGTTGACCGCCATAATGACTGTTCAGATCCACAACCTGTTTTTCCTGTAAACCTAAGTTGGCAATATCGTCGGAATTCATAAAGAGTACCCGCCGTTCGTTATAAATGCCCCGGTAACGGTCGTCGTTGCCGTATACGGTCGTATTGAACTGGTCATGGCTGCGCACGGTCATCAACAGCAGTTCGCCGGGTTGTAGCTCGTGCTGCGTGGGTGTATTGATCGTGAAATGCGCTTTACCGTCTTTTGTCTTAAACGTCCGGACTCGTGGCCCATTTGGAATATAAAAACCACCCGGTTTGCGAACCTGCTCGTTATACTTGTCGAAACCTGGAATGGTCTGCTCGATGAGGTCGCGAATGCGGTCATAATTGGCCGCAAGGCCGTCCCAATCTATGGTTGATTTGCCGTTTAGTGTTGCTTTCGCCAATTCGGCCACAATCGCTACTTCGCTTTTTAGATGGGTCGAAATCGGATCAAGCACCCCGTGCGACTGCGCTACCACCCCGGTTGTACTCTCACAGCTAATAAATTGCTCGCCGGTTGCCTGCATATCGCGGTCGGTGCGACCAAGGCAGGGAAGAATCAGGGCCGTTTCGCCATGAATCAAGTGACTGCGGTTCAGCTTAGTTGAAACATGAACCGTTAGCTTACATTTTTTCAGGGCTTCGGCCGTATAGTTAGTGTCTGATACGGCCATCGAGAAGTTTCCGCCCATACCAAAAAATACTTTTGCTTTTCCTTCATGCATGGCCTGAACAGCGGCAACCGTATCATACCCATCTTGACGAGGTGGTTCAAAGTTGAAAACCCGCTTTAGCGAGTCTAAAAATTCGGGTTTGGGCTTTTCCCAAATACCCATCGTACGGTCGCCCTGAACATTACTATGGCCCCGAATCGGGCTGGCACCACCGCCTTCGATACCAATGCTACCCTTCAATAACAGCAAGTTAATTACCTCATTGATCGTATCGACAGCGTTGCGATGCTGGGTCAGCCCCATTGCCCAGCAGATGATCAGCTTTGGCGTATATTTGAATAAATCGACCGCTTCCTGAATCTGACTGACGGATAGGCCACACTGGGCGGCCAACTCGTTCAAATTGAACTGATCCAGACTCTTGATGAACGCGTCATAGCCCGCCGTATACTGATTAATAAAATTCTGATCCAGTACTTTTCCGGGTGCCGCTTTCTCTTCTTCCAGCAGAATTTTGCACATGGCCTTCATCAGGGCGAGATCGGAGTTGATGCGTACCTGAAGGAACAGATCGGTTAATTTTTCTCCGCCAAATAGCACATCCCGAACGCTTTGCGGGTATTTGAACGCTAACAGACCTGCC
This window harbors:
- a CDS encoding FdhF/YdeP family oxidoreductase — its product is MNQNTPPEDLTGDLEIGKPYTEAAGIPAVVKSFEHILHGTGLARGWKALVNLNQKDGFDCPSCAWPDPDGQRSSVAEYCESGAKAVADEVMTKHTASPVLFQRYSVNELLEKNDLWLGQQGRLTQPLILRPGATHYTPVSWTDAFQLIGNQLNALDSPDEAIFYTSGRTSNEAAFLYQLFVRMFGTNNMPDCSNMCHESTSVALAETLGLGKASVKYEDYEKADVIMIIGQNPGTNAPRMLTPLEQAKRNGCKIIAVNPLHEAGLLAFKYPQSVRDVLFGGEKLTDLFLQVRINSDLALMKAMCKILLEEEKAAPGKVLDQNFINQYTAGYDAFIKSLDQFNLNELAAQCGLSVSQIQEAVDLFKYTPKLIICWAMGLTQHRNAVDTINEVINLLLLKGSIGIEGGGASPIRGHSNVQGDRTMGIWEKPKPEFLDSLKRVFNFEPPRQDGYDTVAAVQAMHEGKAKVFFGMGGNFSMAVSDTNYTAEALKKCKLTVHVSTKLNRSHLIHGETALILPCLGRTDRDMQATGEQFISCESTTGVVAQSHGVLDPISTHLKSEVAIVAELAKATLNGKSTIDWDGLAANYDRIRDLIEQTIPGFDKYNEQVRKPGGFYIPNGPRVRTFKTKDGKAHFTINTPTQHELQPGELLLMTVRSHDQFNTTVYGNDDRYRGIYNERRVLFMNSDDIANLGLQEKQVVDLNSHYGGQQRTAHRFIVVPYNIPRGCTAAYFPETNVLIPIDSVAEKSHTPTSKSIIVTVTPTN